A single region of the Marmota flaviventris isolate mMarFla1 chromosome 10, mMarFla1.hap1, whole genome shotgun sequence genome encodes:
- the Med18 gene encoding mediator of RNA polymerase II transcription subunit 18: MEAPPVTMMPVTGGTINMMEYLLQGSVLDHSLESLIHRLRGLCDNMEPETFLDHEMVFLLKGQQASPFVLRARRSMDRAGAPWHLRYLGQPEMGDKNRYALVRNCVDIATSENLTDFLMEMGFRMDHEFVAKGHLFRKGIMKIMVYKIFRILVPGNTDSTEALSLSYLVELSVVAPAGQDVVSDDMRNFAEQLKPLVHLEKIDPKRLM; the protein is encoded by the exons ATGGAGGCACCCCCAGTTACCATGATGCCTGTTACGGGGGGCACCATTAACATGATGGAGTACCTGCTTCAGG GAAGTGTTTTAGACCACAGTTTGGAAAGCCTTATCCACCGCCTTCGTGGTTTATGTGACAACATGGAACCTGAAACTTTCCTTGACCATGAGATGGTATTCCTCCTGAAGGGCCAGCAAGCCAGCCCATTTGTCCTGAGGGCCCGGCGCTCTATGGATAGAGCAGGGGCACCCTGGCATCTGCGTTACCTGGGACAGCCAGAAATGGGAGACAAGAACCGATACGCTTTGGTGCGAAACTGTGTGGACATTGCCACATCTGAAAATCTCACAGATTTCTTGATGGAAATGGGCTTCCGCATGGACCATGAGTTTGTTGCCAAGGGACACTTGTTTCGTAAGGGCATTATGAAGATTATGGTATACAAGATTTTCCGCATCCTGGTGCCAGGGAACACAGACAGCACTGAAGCCTTGTCGCTCTCCTATCTTGTGGAATTAAGTGTTGTTGCACCAGCCGGGCAGGACGTGGTCTCTGATGACATGAGGAACTTTGCTGAGCAGCTGAAACCTCTGGTTCACCTGGAGAAAATAGACCCCAAAAGGCTCATGTGA